The Desulfarculaceae bacterium genome window below encodes:
- a CDS encoding creatininase family protein, which yields MAIAQYKNLSWKDIKASVEHDCRLIFPLGATEAHSELSVCTDTLIAEEIALVASEATGVLVAPSLPFGCSAFALNYPGTLTLRTSTMLGIIEDLIQSSYTQGFRRMIFITGHGGNEVITGLLSEMMAKLPRSCIYYWNVWQAVSAVSITWANELGYPPNGHASWIENHEITRVKPVLAQKMTPVEHPDFPPFPINPRLAPHYLPDAMESGCTTAPEKACNDILRIGKETFVDFIKNIPPEIPAV from the coding sequence ATGGCAATAGCCCAGTATAAGAACCTGTCTTGGAAGGATATCAAAGCATCTGTGGAACATGATTGCCGCCTTATTTTTCCTTTGGGTGCTACGGAAGCACACTCCGAACTTAGCGTATGCACGGATACATTGATTGCTGAAGAAATCGCCCTCGTTGCCTCAGAGGCGACGGGTGTGCTTGTGGCCCCGTCGCTTCCTTTCGGGTGCTCAGCTTTTGCCCTCAACTATCCGGGCACTCTAACGTTGCGTACATCGACGATGCTTGGCATCATCGAAGACCTTATACAGTCTTCATACACGCAGGGGTTTAGGCGTATGATATTTATCACGGGGCATGGCGGTAATGAGGTGATTACCGGCTTGCTCTCGGAGATGATGGCAAAACTACCTAGGTCATGTATTTATTATTGGAACGTATGGCAGGCCGTCAGTGCCGTGTCGATAACTTGGGCCAACGAGCTGGGATACCCGCCAAACGGCCATGCTAGTTGGATCGAAAACCACGAAATCACGCGGGTCAAACCTGTTTTGGCGCAAAAGATGACTCCTGTGGAACATCCAGACTTTCCTCCATTTCCTATAAATCCTAGGCTTGCACCACATTACCTCCCGGATGCCATGGAATCGGGCTGCACCACCGCCCCGGAGAAAGCGTGCAACGATATTCTGCGGATTGGTAAAGAAACCTTTGTCGATTTTATTAAAAATATACCCCCAGAGATCCCCGCCGTTTAG
- a CDS encoding radical SAM protein — protein MVDLLNTLARLNPAYELIDERRDMILHCRNSGIDPSSRSFMTMNNIANYNNLIIHKLHVAATLGVLSEHEGLSHEAGLFLSGDIECIDFLEYISHHASISVEEARAQLLQTLKAGMVEFHPTDVCNAKCSGCIRSMSNPHGDRAAIYPADELELLKVFDPKAMVLVGGGEPTIYKNNSCDFNGLVSNLKQIMPKMALGLVTNGIHWPKGDWYRHFTFARLSLGAINREDYQKIKGIDAFHKALDTSLRYLDCNIGHIAFNFTVTRDSLRYGLEFARFIWNFVKTRRPSRLQSVSVQYRSHIQPPILAKTRDPLLDVSDADMEVLKKALGQIMSDSDFGFFLVRNTNVEDLLQATRSHTPRNEAPCGLALVFRQIRADGNVQPCNVRPDDARVRLGKLDDEVNLIAMAVRQFKIYFRQPGDEYCKIEHCRAHGKNYTAHHGAGGMDTNDPLNAFF, from the coding sequence ATGGTTGATTTGTTGAATACTCTTGCACGCCTCAATCCCGCTTATGAGCTTATTGATGAGCGAAGGGACATGATACTCCACTGTCGCAACAGTGGCATCGATCCGTCAAGCCGCTCTTTTATGACAATGAACAATATCGCCAATTATAATAATCTCATCATTCATAAATTACATGTGGCGGCAACGCTGGGGGTGCTGAGCGAGCATGAAGGACTTTCTCATGAAGCCGGTTTATTCTTAAGCGGTGACATAGAATGTATTGACTTCCTTGAATATATATCCCACCACGCATCTATATCTGTTGAGGAGGCTCGAGCGCAACTCCTGCAGACTCTCAAGGCAGGGATGGTCGAGTTCCATCCCACAGACGTGTGTAATGCAAAGTGCAGCGGGTGCATTCGATCCATGTCCAACCCGCATGGTGACAGGGCAGCCATCTATCCCGCTGATGAACTTGAGCTTCTGAAAGTCTTCGACCCTAAGGCCATGGTTCTGGTGGGGGGTGGCGAACCAACAATATACAAAAACAATTCATGTGATTTCAATGGCTTGGTTTCAAATTTAAAGCAGATTATGCCTAAAATGGCTTTGGGGTTGGTCACGAACGGTATCCACTGGCCAAAAGGAGACTGGTACCGTCATTTCACGTTTGCTCGCTTGTCGCTCGGGGCTATAAACCGCGAGGATTATCAAAAAATTAAAGGAATTGATGCGTTCCACAAAGCGTTGGACACGAGCCTTCGCTATCTGGACTGTAACATAGGACATATTGCCTTCAATTTTACGGTAACCAGGGATTCATTGCGATATGGGCTTGAATTTGCACGATTCATTTGGAACTTTGTGAAAACCAGGAGGCCATCACGGTTGCAGAGTGTTTCGGTGCAATACCGTAGCCATATACAACCACCTATCCTCGCTAAAACCAGAGATCCCCTACTGGATGTTTCCGATGCGGATATGGAAGTTTTAAAAAAGGCGTTGGGCCAAATAATGTCCGATTCGGATTTTGGGTTTTTTTTAGTGCGGAATACCAATGTTGAGGACCTACTTCAGGCAACGCGCTCCCATACACCCCGAAATGAGGCACCGTGTGGGTTGGCCTTAGTGTTTCGACAAATAAGGGCTGATGGCAACGTGCAACCGTGCAATGTTAGGCCAGACGATGCCAGGGTGAGGCTTGGAAAGCTCGACGACGAAGTTAACCTTATCGCCATGGCGGTACGGCAGTTCAAGATCTATTTTCGGCAGCCAGGGGATGAATACTGCAAGATAGAACATTGCCGGGCACACGGGAAAAACTATACCGCACATCATGGTGCCGGTGGAATGGACACGAACGATCCGCTGAACGCGTTTTTTTGA